The Canis lupus baileyi chromosome 26, mCanLup2.hap1, whole genome shotgun sequence DNA window CAGGGCAGCCCCCGGGGCCTGCAGACAGGCCCGACGGCAGATCGCTCCTCTCCCCTGGGCTCGCAGGACAAGTCCACGGCCGCGCGGAAAGCGGAGGTCTGGACGCACAGGAAGCGTTTCTGGGCAGAAGCGCGTCGCAAATGCCGCAGGGACCCTGCGCTAACGCTGGtcctttatctgaaattcaggtGTGCCGGGGCCCTGTGGCCTTGCTCACGGGACCACAAGCCTCGGGGGACACTGCTCGGAGGAGGCCGTGGTGGGGCTCTGGGCTGTGCCCTGCCCACCCGCCTCTGGGCTGCCTTCCTtctgtcccccagcccctgccccacagcATCAGCAGAGCCTCGGGCTCCTCATGCGCACCCCGGGGCTGGAGCCGGCTCGAGCCCCCTCTACACAGCAGGACACCGAGGCTACTGTGGCCCAAGTGCacaggtgggggcggggtgggagtcCTTACCTGCCAGGCAGGGCGGGGACCCCTGAGACCTGGGAGGCGGAGACCTGGCCCAGCCACGGGGTAACCCCTGCCCggtccctcccccaggccccagctcacCGCCAGGAGGATCTGCAGGGCGCTGTGCAGGGCCTCGGTGTAGCCATGCTCCAGGGCACAGCCGACGCCTGCCACCAAGGCctggccacccaggggcccaaggCCAGCCTCTGGCTCATCGTGCAGGCAGCCCGGGCCGTGCTCACGCCACCAGGAGCGGTGCGGGGAAAGGTTGAAGGTCAGGAGCTCGCTGtcctggggaggagggcgggaccTGGTGAGCCACAGGGAcactgcccacccacccaccacagTCCAGTGTGGGCCCCGACAAGGGTGAGGGGCGCCCTGCCCTCCAGCCAGGGGAGGCAGGGACCCCAAGGCCTTCTCAGTCACTGCCCTGCAAGAaggcctccctctgcttgcccGGGCCCCGGAGCCTGCTCacaccccctcctccaggaaggcctccGTGCCCAGGTCAGACCCTGGGGTGTGTCCTCACAGTGCTCCGGGCCCCTCTTTCACGTCTTTGGCCATCACTGCTGCTTGAGGTCtcgccccctgcagccccagatGCGGCCCCACCAGGCAATGGCCAGtccgccccgcgcccgcctggAGTCAAGCCCGACCCCATTCCCGGCTCCGCGCTTCAGGCGACGCTGAAATAAAACATTCCAAAGTGCCCACAACAGCCGCTCAGGATTTGATGGCACCGATGCTCCTAACCAAACACGGCTTGGGTGTGGTGTCCCCTCCTCCCCGGGAGAGACCAGCGGGTTTCACCAGCATTTGAAAGAGTGGCTCAGGGGACCGCCTGGCGCCCCTGAGAGGTGTTCCCAGCTGCACCCCCTTGCAGCCCcggtccctctgcccctggcgcccagccctgcctccccttccaggTGCTACCCTGGTTCCCAGGCCCATCCTCCAAGGCCACCTGCCTGCCAGTGCTCACCGCCCCTCTCCAGGTCACTAGTCCTCCCCAGACCTTTACTGAGTCACCCCTGTGGGCCAGGGCTGTTCTGGGTGCCAGGGCCAGAGCCGCAACAGACCATGGGGGGGGTACATGGTGACAAGCAGGCCGTACAATGCTCACTGTGGCCTGGCCGCAACCCCTGGACTGACTCTACTCACCTTTGAGAGTCCACCCACTTCCAGGTAGAAGCAGATAATGAAGACGTTCCAGGTGACCCAGACGGCCTCCCACACAGCGTACTAGAAAGCCGGGGTGGACGAGGCCAACTCAGCAACCTGCTTCCGCGTAGCGCCTTGGAGGAGACGTCTGCTCCCGGGTCTGGCAGCCAGGACACTCCACTGGAGGGAGGCTCCCCCGAGCCCACCCAGGGACAGGTCTCGGAGCGCAGCCGCGGGCCCTGGATTCCTGGGTTCTGCTGGTTTCTGGGACACTCGGCCCTTGGAGGCCCCAGCCGGTCATCCCCCCACCTGCCCGTGGGAAGGGTGTGGGAGCAGAATGAACTCACCACCACAACGTAGCGAGGCCGGTACTGGATGGTGCCCAAGAGCCCCAGGATGACCATGACGATGTGGACAAAGGTGGCCAGGATGGGTGCCCACTGGTAGCCCAGGAAGTCGAACACCTGCCGCTCCAGGGCAGTGACCTAGGAGCAGCGTGGGCACCTGAGGGCCAGCAGACCCCCGAGGCCGGCCTCTCCTGCCTCATCATCACCGTCCAGCATCTGCCACCGTCTTGGATCTTCCGACTAAAATCTCCACGTGAGTCTGCCCGGCCCTCAGACCTCACCTTGGGGTGCTCCCTCTACCTCGAAAGGTCGAAAGGCTCTCTGTGGGCGAGCAGCGGCCCCTCCATCCTCCATTCCCTCAACCCGAGAGTGGGAACCAGGGCTGCATTCCTGACGCACAGGGTCAAGGCCCGACAACAAACCCCCGGGGCAGGACGCACGGGGCAGGACGCACGAGGCCGAGTCACGGGGCTCTGGGGTGCTCTCCgcaggaggtggggctggggc harbors:
- the NKAIN4 gene encoding sodium/potassium-transporting ATPase subunit beta-1-interacting protein 4, translated to MGCCSGRCALLFLCSFQLVTALERQVFDFLGYQWAPILATFVHIVMVILGLLGTIQYRPRYVVVYAVWEAVWVTWNVFIICFYLEVGGLSKDSELLTFNLSPHRSWWREHGPGCLHDEPEAGLGPLGGQALVAGVGCALEHGYTEALHSALQILLALVGFVCACCVVSVFTEEEDSFDFIGGFDPFPRYHVSEKPSNLLLKQVYVPA